The proteins below come from a single Pedobacter sp. MC2016-14 genomic window:
- a CDS encoding helix-turn-helix domain-containing protein, whose protein sequence is MKAADQIPLHTLNNPKTTGIDIHRLPDQNFDLSGLTAAHRDDHYMFAFQEMGTCRMMVDFKERCVEGCAVFVVRPGQVHYAISTLEFKAWVIAVDVSWVDESFRQLFQENVLRDTPIAIKDHQASVLKNCMLLLDEVYTNQSGASFHHHTLRHLVEGCIGMFASIYNQAGQCGENSDRRISVISRQFKNHLQDKFKSMKSPSAYAGLLNISPVYLNEAVKQYTGFSVSYWIQQEIVLEAKRMLYYTSLTVKEIAHVLGYEDQTYFIRLFGKVAGMPPQQFRLKYRK, encoded by the coding sequence ATGAAAGCAGCAGATCAGATTCCTTTACACACCCTGAACAATCCAAAAACAACAGGCATTGACATTCACCGGCTTCCTGATCAAAATTTTGACCTTTCTGGTTTAACCGCCGCGCATCGGGATGATCATTACATGTTTGCCTTTCAGGAAATGGGAACCTGCAGGATGATGGTTGATTTTAAGGAGCGCTGTGTGGAGGGCTGCGCTGTATTTGTGGTACGGCCGGGGCAGGTGCATTATGCCATTTCAACCCTGGAGTTTAAGGCCTGGGTAATTGCAGTTGACGTATCCTGGGTTGACGAATCCTTTCGGCAGTTGTTTCAGGAAAATGTACTGCGGGATACCCCCATAGCCATAAAAGATCATCAGGCAAGTGTATTGAAGAACTGCATGTTGTTGCTGGATGAAGTTTATACAAACCAATCTGGCGCAAGTTTTCATCATCATACACTCCGTCATCTTGTAGAAGGCTGTATTGGGATGTTTGCTTCCATTTATAACCAGGCAGGACAATGCGGGGAGAATTCTGATCGTAGAATTTCGGTGATTTCAAGGCAGTTTAAAAACCATTTACAAGATAAGTTCAAGTCAATGAAAAGTCCATCCGCTTATGCGGGTCTTCTGAACATTAGTCCGGTTTACTTAAATGAGGCAGTGAAACAATACACAGGTTTTTCGGTGAGTTACTGGATACAACAGGAAATTGTGTTGGAAGCTAAAAGAATGCTGTATTATACCAGCCTTACGGTAAAGGAAATTGCGCATGTCCTGGGCTACGAAGATCAAACTTATTTTATCAGGCTGTTTGGCAAAGTTGCAGGAATGCCTCCGCAGCAATTTAGGCTTAAATACCGCAAATAG
- a CDS encoding DinB family protein: MAQQLEVWQRGPLADVCPLLQPVAHALLQAREEINEYMDEFPAELLWVRPAGMASVGFHLQHLSGVLDRVFTYARAESLTDFQFKQLHEEGSGDVDPSVVKNLVNRFNTQVDLALDQIKQTDDAALSDYRGIGRAGLPSTVIGLLFHAAEHTMRHVGQLMVTTAVVKQK; encoded by the coding sequence ATGGCACAACAGCTGGAAGTTTGGCAGAGAGGTCCTTTAGCGGATGTCTGTCCTTTATTACAGCCGGTAGCTCATGCACTGCTACAGGCAAGGGAAGAAATTAATGAATATATGGATGAATTTCCCGCGGAACTGCTTTGGGTTCGTCCCGCGGGTATGGCATCAGTAGGCTTTCACCTTCAGCACCTGAGTGGTGTTTTGGACAGGGTATTCACTTATGCGCGTGCTGAAAGCTTAACAGACTTTCAGTTTAAACAGTTGCATGAGGAAGGAAGCGGTGATGTAGATCCTTCTGTAGTTAAAAACCTGGTAAATCGGTTTAATACCCAGGTGGATCTTGCTCTGGATCAAATCAAACAAACAGATGATGCCGCTTTATCGGATTATAGGGGCATTGGACGAGCGGGTTTGCCATCAACAGTTATAGGATTGCTTTTTCACGCCGCGGAGCACACCATGCGGCATGTCGGACAGTTAATGGTTACCACCGCGGTTGTTAAACAGAAATAA
- a CDS encoding siderophore-interacting protein, with protein sequence MPRAPKWVGDALINILGSKYPIVKVNAVQSLHKELKNIVFEGDFEKMPFEISHAVAFRVSDRDFRNYTISGLDREKGQCEILFHIHGKGPGSDFINRLKVGDSLKMVPPRGKKFYQPESPSHFFFGDETTLGLFQSMAIEIDKRGQYYSGILELQKETIDIHESLGLDMIKIRRDNREPGGNTVECLEDLKGMAPDQFDNGVFYLSGNANAIQLIRKALLTMGINSKNIKTQAYWAEGRIGL encoded by the coding sequence ATGCCAAGAGCACCTAAATGGGTCGGTGATGCGTTGATAAATATCCTGGGTTCAAAATATCCAATAGTTAAAGTAAATGCCGTGCAATCACTTCATAAGGAATTGAAAAACATCGTTTTTGAAGGTGATTTTGAAAAGATGCCTTTTGAGATCAGCCATGCGGTGGCTTTTAGGGTGAGTGACCGTGACTTCAGGAATTATACAATTTCAGGGCTGGACCGGGAAAAAGGACAATGTGAAATCCTGTTTCATATTCATGGTAAAGGGCCTGGCAGTGATTTTATCAATCGCTTAAAAGTGGGCGACTCTTTAAAGATGGTTCCGCCAAGAGGAAAAAAATTCTATCAGCCTGAATCGCCCTCGCACTTCTTTTTTGGTGATGAGACTACCCTGGGTTTGTTTCAGAGCATGGCAATAGAGATTGATAAACGGGGTCAATATTATTCTGGCATACTGGAATTACAGAAGGAAACCATAGACATTCATGAATCGCTTGGATTGGATATGATCAAAATCAGGCGTGACAATCGGGAACCGGGCGGGAACACGGTAGAATGTCTGGAAGATTTGAAAGGCATGGCACCGGATCAGTTTGATAATGGGGTTTTTTATTTATCTGGAAATGCGAATGCAATACAGTTGATTAGAAAAGCCCTTTTAACCATGGGGATCAATTCAAAAAATATTAAAACCCAGGCCTATTGGGCTGAAGGTAGGATAGGGTTGTAG
- a CDS encoding S-adenosylmethionine decarboxylase family protein translates to MLYKPGLHILAEFDSKKAAALQASAQCKVLFEDLICKYELSQVGEVYHDFAGGGFTAVVCLTESHLSIHTWPEFEMATFDIFLSNYQKDNHDKVRAIYEEVLAFFEGIERQKTELIR, encoded by the coding sequence ATGCTCTACAAACCAGGACTGCATATTTTAGCAGAATTTGATTCTAAAAAAGCCGCCGCTTTACAAGCTTCGGCACAATGTAAGGTACTTTTCGAAGATTTAATCTGTAAATATGAACTTTCACAGGTAGGGGAAGTTTACCATGATTTTGCCGGTGGTGGTTTTACGGCTGTTGTATGTTTAACGGAATCTCACCTTTCTATTCATACCTGGCCGGAATTTGAAATGGCGACTTTTGATATTTTCCTTTCTAATTATCAGAAAGATAATCATGACAAAGTAAGGGCAATCTATGAAGAGGTGCTTGCTTTTTTTGAAGGTATTGAGCGTCAGAAGACAGAATTGATCAGGTAA
- a CDS encoding S41 family peptidase: protein MFEKDVMTGKLIVLKACLIGFVFLTGISACKKDKAINEDVEEIISPTTGSRRQFTLDSIFLYARQVYLWREALPDYQGFNPRQRYENYTPDFTAFQKELFDLSQMKVNPANKLPYENPVYLGNAKYSYLVNGVNAGGSVAQTLATSEANSALLTAVFSVGGSNVGYLMLSSFPKLAEIKSQLDEAFDQLAAAKPADLIIDLRNNGGGYVQTAEYIANLVASSALTGKLMYTEKFNNLMQQGKALILRHQPYLDENSKPVTYNGRAATMADVDFTEAGNTYKFSKKGSLETVKNLYFIVTNGTASSSELLISCLKPYYNVKLVGSRTYGKPIGFFGVVIDDYTVYMSSFLIKNAAGASDYFDGMPVDLEAVPDGQYELGNPNESCLRKALAAIQSAEVPAVTTEKVRRTLASGSGGNQETDAVSNALPLKNGMIEDRRRLLRVTIY, encoded by the coding sequence GTGTTTGAGAAAGATGTGATGACAGGGAAATTGATTGTCCTGAAAGCTTGTTTAATTGGCTTTGTTTTTTTGACGGGTATTTCTGCCTGTAAAAAAGATAAAGCAATTAATGAGGATGTTGAAGAGATCATCTCGCCAACTACTGGAAGTCGCCGGCAATTTACCCTGGATTCAATCTTTCTCTATGCAAGGCAGGTTTACCTCTGGCGGGAAGCGTTGCCGGATTACCAAGGCTTTAATCCGAGACAACGGTATGAAAATTATACACCGGACTTTACCGCCTTTCAAAAGGAGCTTTTTGACCTCTCCCAGATGAAAGTAAATCCTGCAAATAAATTACCATATGAAAATCCGGTATATCTGGGAAACGCTAAATATTCTTATTTGGTTAATGGTGTAAATGCCGGAGGCAGCGTTGCGCAAACCCTTGCTACATCGGAAGCCAATTCGGCACTGCTGACGGCTGTATTTAGTGTAGGCGGATCAAATGTAGGTTATTTGATGCTGTCGTCTTTTCCAAAGCTTGCGGAAATAAAATCCCAATTGGATGAAGCCTTTGATCAACTTGCGGCGGCTAAGCCGGCAGACCTGATCATTGATTTGCGGAATAACGGAGGAGGATATGTTCAAACTGCAGAATACATTGCGAATCTGGTGGCTTCCTCTGCTTTAACTGGTAAGTTGATGTATACAGAAAAGTTTAATAATTTGATGCAGCAAGGTAAGGCCCTCATTTTACGCCATCAGCCTTATCTGGACGAAAATAGCAAACCTGTAACCTACAATGGCAGGGCTGCTACCATGGCAGATGTAGATTTTACGGAGGCTGGTAATACCTATAAATTCAGTAAAAAAGGCAGTCTGGAAACGGTAAAAAACTTATATTTTATTGTGACTAATGGTACAGCTTCTTCCAGCGAATTGCTGATCAGTTGCTTAAAACCTTATTATAATGTGAAGCTGGTGGGAAGTAGGACGTATGGTAAGCCCATTGGGTTTTTTGGGGTGGTTATTGATGATTATACGGTTTACATGTCCAGTTTTCTGATCAAAAATGCAGCTGGCGCCTCCGATTATTTTGATGGAATGCCTGTGGATCTTGAAGCTGTGCCTGATGGGCAATACGAATTGGGCAATCCCAATGAAAGCTGCCTGCGTAAAGCGCTGGCCGCTATTCAGTCTGCAGAAGTACCAGCTGTAACAACCGAAAAAGTACGCCGTACTTTAGCGTCAGGATCGGGTGGTAATCAAGAAACGGACGCTGTAAGCAATGCATTGCCTTTAAAGAATGGCATGATTGAGGACAGGAGGCGGTTGCTTCGTGTAACTATTTACTAA
- a CDS encoding DUF350 domain-containing protein, with product MNLNELISLKYIIASVVYSVLGIVILVAAFWIIEKITPENLYKEILEKHNIALAIVCAAFIIAVAIIVSSSIHG from the coding sequence ATGAACCTAAACGAATTGATCAGCCTTAAATACATAATTGCCTCTGTTGTGTATTCTGTATTGGGTATTGTAATCCTGGTGGCCGCTTTTTGGATCATCGAAAAAATTACACCTGAAAATCTTTATAAAGAGATCCTGGAAAAACATAACATAGCCCTGGCTATCGTTTGCGCGGCTTTTATCATTGCCGTAGCAATTATTGTGAGTTCTTCAATCCATGGCTAA
- a CDS encoding RNA polymerase sigma factor: MGKTIHKLINETELFAGLADGDERAFETIYRHYSKRLFPYVLKLLKVSELAEELIQDIFVQLWVNRQVFADVEYPASYLFSIANRQSLKYLKKVASDARILKRITDLTEPSSNVTEEQILLRESAAAIDLAVAQLPQQRRIIWELSRNEGLSHEQIADRLGISKNTVKNQMVHALKHVRHFLDKRSGLLTGLVIIALTNNKL; this comes from the coding sequence ATGGGAAAGACAATTCACAAACTAATCAATGAGACTGAACTTTTTGCCGGTCTTGCTGATGGTGATGAAAGGGCTTTTGAAACAATTTACCGGCATTACAGCAAACGGCTATTTCCCTATGTATTGAAACTCCTTAAAGTTTCTGAACTTGCTGAAGAACTGATTCAGGATATTTTTGTGCAGTTATGGGTAAACAGGCAGGTTTTTGCGGATGTAGAGTATCCTGCTTCTTATTTATTCAGCATAGCGAACAGGCAATCGCTTAAATACCTCAAGAAAGTTGCCAGCGATGCAAGGATTTTAAAGCGCATTACGGATTTGACTGAACCCTCCAGTAATGTAACGGAGGAGCAAATCTTGCTGCGCGAAAGTGCCGCCGCAATTGATTTGGCCGTTGCGCAATTGCCGCAGCAACGGAGAATCATTTGGGAATTGAGCAGAAATGAAGGTTTAAGCCATGAACAGATTGCGGATCGTTTAGGTATTTCCAAGAATACCGTGAAAAACCAGATGGTGCATGCGCTTAAACATGTGCGTCATTTCCTTGATAAGCGTTCTGGTTTGCTAACTGGTTTGGTAATTATTGCGCTGACTAATAATAAGTTGTAA
- a CDS encoding NAD(P)/FAD-dependent oxidoreductase: protein MGSSFNRKGFLLRAGLVTGGIFLNGCIRNLSNSSKAYKHVKGAVIGPDEKAGHVLRGKFDFPFPAETRAVKTLIIGGGISGLSAGRWLKKEGFNDFEILELEDHAGGNAHSRSNSVSAYPLGAHYITIANNDDQLLIDFLKEIGVITHFENGLPFYNEFYLCFDPEERLLINGQWQEGLIPQFGMPEQDKLQIERFFKLSNLLKQTKGSDGKDAFTIPIDRSSADPVYRDLDKTCFGDYLKQQGFTSKYLLWYLNYCCKDDYGQRIDKVSAWAGLSYFAAHKGKAANAEEGAVLTWPEGNAWLVKKLKDGLADHIKTSVLTYSVVSQQNGKVIVRAYDLKKKKSYEILADSVIMATPQFVNRRILKDGVRSEFNYDQFSYAPWMVANITLKDFTSTGSPGLCWDNVPYGQPSVGYVYSGHQQLDRNAGKVITFYLPLCDQEPKVARLAAYARSYEQWLDKIIPELEFMHPEITSLIENIEVWVWGHGMVVPSVGYLWGADREKAALPVNDSVFFAHTDLSGISLFEEGFHQGIRAAKELLAVKGE from the coding sequence ATGGGAAGCAGCTTTAACAGAAAGGGGTTTTTATTGCGCGCAGGTTTGGTTACAGGCGGGATATTTTTGAACGGCTGTATCAGAAATTTGAGCAATTCTTCTAAAGCTTACAAACATGTTAAAGGTGCGGTTATTGGGCCAGATGAAAAAGCCGGGCACGTACTGAGGGGTAAATTCGATTTTCCTTTTCCTGCTGAAACCAGAGCTGTAAAAACACTGATCATAGGTGGGGGTATTTCTGGCCTTTCTGCCGGTCGCTGGCTAAAAAAGGAGGGTTTTAATGATTTTGAAATCCTTGAATTGGAAGATCACGCAGGTGGTAACGCACATTCAAGAAGCAATAGCGTATCTGCTTATCCTTTGGGTGCCCATTATATCACTATTGCTAACAATGATGACCAGCTGCTAATAGATTTTTTGAAAGAAATTGGAGTAATTACGCATTTTGAAAATGGGCTTCCATTTTACAATGAATTTTACCTTTGTTTTGATCCTGAAGAGCGCCTGCTGATTAACGGGCAGTGGCAGGAGGGCTTAATTCCTCAGTTTGGTATGCCGGAGCAGGATAAGCTGCAAATTGAGCGTTTTTTTAAACTAAGCAATTTGCTAAAGCAAACCAAAGGAAGTGACGGCAAAGATGCCTTTACGATCCCGATTGATCGATCTTCTGCTGATCCGGTTTATCGTGACCTCGATAAAACGTGTTTTGGGGATTACTTGAAACAGCAGGGTTTTACTTCAAAATATTTGTTGTGGTATCTCAACTATTGTTGCAAGGATGACTACGGACAGCGAATTGACAAGGTTTCTGCCTGGGCGGGATTGAGTTATTTTGCCGCACATAAAGGCAAGGCTGCAAATGCAGAAGAAGGGGCAGTGTTAACCTGGCCGGAAGGGAATGCCTGGTTGGTAAAAAAGTTAAAGGATGGTTTAGCTGATCATATAAAAACCTCTGTTCTTACCTATTCGGTAGTGTCACAGCAGAATGGGAAGGTAATTGTCAGGGCGTATGATTTGAAGAAGAAAAAATCTTACGAAATTCTGGCGGACAGCGTGATCATGGCTACACCGCAGTTTGTCAATCGAAGAATTTTAAAAGATGGGGTCAGGTCTGAATTTAATTACGATCAGTTCAGCTATGCGCCCTGGATGGTCGCAAATATTACGCTAAAAGATTTCACTTCTACAGGTTCACCTGGTTTGTGTTGGGATAACGTTCCTTACGGACAGCCTTCTGTAGGATATGTTTATTCTGGTCATCAGCAACTTGACAGAAATGCTGGTAAAGTGATTACCTTTTATTTGCCTTTGTGCGATCAGGAGCCTAAGGTGGCCAGACTTGCAGCATATGCGCGGAGTTACGAACAGTGGCTTGATAAGATTATTCCTGAGCTTGAATTTATGCATCCTGAAATTACTTCATTAATCGAAAATATTGAAGTATGGGTATGGGGGCATGGAATGGTTGTTCCTTCAGTGGGTTATCTGTGGGGCGCGGACCGGGAGAAGGCTGCTTTGCCTGTTAATGATAGCGTGTTTTTTGCCCATACTGATTTGAGCGGCATCTCTTTATTTGAAGAAGGGTTCCATCAGGGCATCAGGGCTGCGAAAGAACTTTTAGCTGTGAAAGGGGAATAG
- a CDS encoding DUF4178 domain-containing protein, whose protein sequence is MATFPLTTFPAPEDAYCPECSSSITLYDPMGSEFCVCSSCNIYIQFINEEPKKYKILNPPILKPAIPLGTEGLLDGVSFKVIAYLEMHEDGAAEYAWREYILYNYEQGYATLSEYDGHWNLLYGDNFLPDLEKPMDLTNSVMYRNVEYRLFHKYGRKITGLLGEFDWDVLVDRIRVQEFIAPPYVLVKEKTTSPRKQTNYYLGEYQEPKVIADAFKLDVNLFPAKSGILSNQPSKANEFWLWSFRASFIMMLVLVLVQLAMVYVKPEQTLMDQVFDIAYDPSKGNFEFKPFVTPSFKVTDASSAMDIVLTSGLSNNWLEATTVLVNEKTNQTWEVNAGIEYYSGVEGGESWSEGSMTTEVLLSEIPAGMYHLNVYPASGDPLRDKMSISVTINHVLWRNLLCYALLLIIVPFFCYLARAAFEKKRWRNSNYSPY, encoded by the coding sequence ATGGCAACTTTTCCTTTAACAACCTTTCCTGCTCCGGAAGATGCGTATTGTCCTGAATGTAGTAGCAGCATTACCCTTTATGATCCAATGGGGAGCGAATTCTGTGTTTGCAGTTCCTGTAATATCTACATTCAATTTATTAACGAGGAGCCAAAGAAATATAAAATTTTAAACCCGCCTATATTGAAACCTGCTATTCCATTGGGTACAGAAGGGTTGCTGGATGGTGTTTCTTTTAAAGTGATCGCATATCTGGAGATGCATGAAGATGGTGCTGCGGAATATGCCTGGCGTGAATATATACTTTATAATTATGAGCAGGGCTACGCCACATTGTCGGAGTATGATGGACATTGGAACCTGTTATATGGAGATAATTTTTTGCCTGATCTGGAAAAGCCTATGGATCTAACAAATTCTGTGATGTACCGGAATGTTGAATATAGACTTTTTCACAAATACGGGCGTAAAATTACGGGGCTGCTGGGAGAATTTGATTGGGATGTATTGGTTGACCGAATTAGGGTGCAGGAATTTATAGCACCACCATATGTATTGGTCAAGGAAAAAACGACCTCTCCCCGTAAGCAAACCAATTACTACTTGGGCGAATACCAGGAGCCTAAGGTGATTGCCGATGCATTTAAGTTGGATGTCAATTTGTTTCCGGCTAAATCAGGAATTCTATCCAACCAACCATCAAAAGCGAATGAGTTTTGGCTATGGTCTTTCCGGGCTTCGTTTATCATGATGCTGGTCTTAGTGTTGGTGCAGTTGGCAATGGTATATGTTAAACCTGAGCAGACCTTGATGGACCAGGTATTTGATATTGCTTACGATCCTTCTAAAGGGAACTTTGAATTTAAACCCTTTGTGACACCTTCTTTTAAAGTTACTGATGCTTCTTCTGCAATGGATATTGTATTGACTTCTGGTCTGAGTAACAACTGGCTGGAAGCTACCACGGTTCTGGTTAATGAAAAAACAAATCAAACCTGGGAGGTGAATGCAGGTATAGAGTATTATAGTGGTGTTGAAGGTGGTGAAAGCTGGAGCGAAGGAAGTATGACTACGGAAGTGCTCTTATCTGAAATTCCTGCAGGAATGTACCATCTGAATGTGTACCCGGCTTCAGGTGATCCATTAAGGGATAAAATGAGCATTAGTGTTACGATTAACCATGTGTTATGGCGTAATTTATTATGTTACGCGCTTTTGCTGATCATTGTGCCATTTTTTTGCTATCTGGCAAGGGCGGCATTTGAGAAAAAGCGCTGGAGGAACAGTAACTATTCACCTTATTAA
- a CDS encoding polyamine aminopropyltransferase, with protein sequence MDKKLPVLLLISVFVVATCGLIYELIAGTLASYLLGDSVTQFSTIIGLYLFSMGIGSWISKYFDKNILFWFIQIEILVGIVGGTSSSILYLVFESAASFRIILYSLVGMTGILVGLEIPLLMRILQDRFEFKDLVAKVFTFDYIGALLASIVFPLLLIPYLGLIKTSYLFGMLNVGIALLVCVTFQKEINRALYLKTASLACLMALLAGFILSDRITSYSESLGYSDTIIYTKSTPYQRIVLTKKAKMLRLYLNGNLQFSSDDEYRYHEALVHPGLAAIPNVKHVLVMGGGDGLAVREILKYPSVESVTLVDLDSGMTALFKSNPMLLDLNKKSLLSPKVNVINADAFSWVRKAEKRYDFIVVDFPDPSNYAVGKLYTNSFYKQIKELLSDNGIVVVQSTSPFVAPKSFWCVNQTLTSVGFYTTPYHNYVPSFGDWGYIMAQLKPFYRKPARFPDGMKFISTAGLDQMLFFPKDMGKVETEVNKLNNQVLVKYFEEEWGSVSYQ encoded by the coding sequence ATGGATAAAAAACTGCCAGTTTTGCTGCTGATTTCGGTATTTGTAGTTGCAACCTGTGGATTAATCTATGAACTGATTGCGGGTACACTGGCCAGTTACCTGCTGGGAGATTCGGTAACACAATTCTCTACCATTATAGGACTCTATCTTTTTTCTATGGGTATTGGCTCCTGGATTTCTAAATATTTTGATAAGAACATCCTCTTTTGGTTTATTCAAATTGAAATATTGGTGGGCATTGTTGGGGGTACAAGTTCCAGTATTTTATACCTGGTATTTGAAAGTGCGGCTTCTTTTAGAATTATATTGTACAGCCTGGTGGGTATGACCGGAATCCTTGTGGGATTGGAAATACCTTTGCTCATGAGAATTTTGCAAGATCGTTTTGAGTTTAAAGATCTGGTGGCTAAAGTATTTACATTCGATTATATTGGTGCCCTGCTGGCGTCAATCGTATTTCCGTTATTGCTGATCCCATACTTAGGCTTGATAAAAACTTCTTACTTGTTTGGCATGCTAAACGTGGGGATTGCCTTACTGGTATGCGTAACCTTTCAGAAGGAAATCAACAGGGCCTTATATTTAAAAACGGCTTCCTTAGCTTGTCTAATGGCGTTATTGGCAGGGTTTATACTGTCTGACCGCATTACCAGTTATTCTGAAAGCCTGGGTTATTCTGATACGATTATATATACTAAAAGCACACCTTATCAGCGCATTGTACTGACTAAAAAAGCGAAAATGCTGCGGTTATATTTAAATGGTAATTTGCAGTTCAGTTCTGATGATGAGTACCGTTATCATGAAGCACTGGTACATCCGGGTTTAGCTGCGATACCCAATGTGAAACATGTGCTGGTAATGGGAGGTGGGGATGGTTTGGCTGTGCGGGAGATCTTAAAATATCCCAGTGTGGAAAGCGTTACGCTGGTAGACCTGGATTCCGGTATGACGGCGCTGTTTAAATCTAACCCGATGCTACTCGACCTCAATAAAAAATCATTGCTGTCTCCTAAAGTTAACGTAATTAATGCTGATGCCTTTTCCTGGGTGAGGAAAGCGGAAAAAAGGTATGATTTCATCGTGGTAGATTTTCCTGACCCTTCAAATTATGCTGTTGGTAAATTGTATACCAACTCGTTTTATAAACAGATTAAAGAACTGCTGTCTGACAATGGAATTGTAGTGGTGCAAAGTACCTCTCCATTTGTGGCACCAAAATCTTTTTGGTGTGTAAACCAAACTTTAACATCGGTAGGTTTTTATACTACACCCTACCATAATTATGTTCCTTCTTTTGGCGACTGGGGGTATATTATGGCCCAGTTAAAGCCCTTTTATAGAAAGCCGGCCCGCTTTCCGGATGGAATGAAATTTATTTCTACTGCTGGTCTGGATCAAATGTTGTTTTTTCCAAAGGATATGGGGAAAGTTGAAACTGAAGTCAACAAGCTTAACAACCAGGTGCTTGTAAAGTATTTTGAAGAGGAGTGGGGATCTGTTTCTTATCAATAG
- a CDS encoding calcium:proton antiporter, whose amino-acid sequence MTDVTNDKKLTLPIWTMAIPILGVLAYFLSDTDSGFYLKIILGFILIGSVLASVHHAEVIAHKVGEPFGTIILAIAITTIEVALIVSLMLSGGNEARELARDTVFAAVMIIITAIVGICLLRGGIKFKEQLYKLQGVNAAVITLMAIIVLTLILPNFTVSGPAGEYSTNQLVFVSLVSVVLYSGFIFVQTVRHRDYFLPKNSASDDEHAPEPNKRTAIFSLIFLLISLAIVVLLAKFLSYDLEKIVIDMGAPKSLVGVIIAAIVLLPEGLAAYRAVKLNRLQTSLNLALGSALASIGLTIPAVAMVSIYTGMPLVLGIDATSTVLLMLSMLTLVFSLATGKTNIQQGIVLLVIFASYLFYTIVP is encoded by the coding sequence ATGACAGATGTTACCAATGATAAAAAGTTAACGCTACCTATCTGGACAATGGCCATCCCAATATTGGGTGTTCTGGCTTATTTTTTAAGTGATACCGATTCGGGATTTTACCTCAAAATTATTCTTGGCTTTATTTTAATAGGCAGTGTACTGGCTTCTGTGCATCATGCAGAGGTGATTGCGCATAAAGTGGGGGAGCCGTTCGGGACCATTATACTGGCCATAGCCATTACCACAATTGAGGTGGCATTGATTGTTTCGTTGATGCTGAGTGGAGGAAATGAGGCTAGAGAGCTTGCCCGTGATACGGTTTTTGCTGCCGTGATGATTATCATAACAGCCATAGTTGGTATTTGTCTGTTGCGCGGTGGAATAAAGTTTAAGGAACAACTGTATAAACTTCAGGGGGTTAATGCAGCCGTAATTACCTTAATGGCGATTATTGTACTGACCCTAATTTTACCAAATTTCACGGTAAGCGGACCAGCAGGAGAATACAGTACCAATCAGTTGGTTTTCGTTTCTCTGGTGTCCGTTGTGTTATACAGTGGGTTTATCTTCGTGCAAACGGTAAGGCACAGGGATTATTTCTTGCCGAAAAATTCAGCTTCTGACGATGAGCACGCACCCGAACCGAATAAAAGGACTGCGATATTCAGTCTTATTTTCTTGTTGATTAGCCTTGCTATTGTTGTACTGCTGGCTAAGTTTCTTTCTTATGATCTTGAAAAAATTGTGATTGATATGGGTGCACCCAAATCATTAGTGGGTGTTATTATTGCGGCCATCGTGTTGCTACCTGAAGGACTTGCGGCATATAGAGCGGTAAAATTAAACAGGTTGCAGACCAGTTTAAACCTGGCCTTAGGATCGGCGCTGGCGAGTATAGGATTAACTATTCCGGCAGTAGCTATGGTTTCTATTTACACGGGGATGCCATTGGTTCTTGGGATAGATGCAACATCTACCGTGCTATTGATGTTATCTATGCTCACTTTGGTTTTTTCACTTGCAACTGGAAAAACTAATATTCAGCAAGGGATAGTGTTGCTGGTGATCTTTGCTTCTTATCTTTTTTACACGATTGTGCCTTAG